Part of the Azoarcus sp. KH32C genome, AAACCCGAAGAAGGTGCCGACTTCCTTGCCGTGATACGTGTCGACAAAGAAATAGTTGTCGCCGTATTCGTGGACTCCGAAATGCTCGAGACGCACCGTGGTCAGCTTCTCGTCCGCAGTGCCGGTGCCGAAGACCGGGTCGAACTTGGATTGCGTCGTGTAGCCCACGGTCACATTTGTGTTCTGCCAGCTTTCCGTCGCGAAGGCACTTTGGCTGCCCGCCATCCCGAATGCAACACAGCAACTGGCAATCACGGAGGTGCCAGATTTCCGTCCAATCTTTTTGCTGCTCATCCGCTTTCCTTTGGTCTGAATTCATCGTTTTCATTAGAATTTTTTGGCCTGCACGCGAATCGGTTTGCGCGATTTCCTCCTCTCTTTTTCGAATCCCGTTGAGGCAAGTATGGAAATGGTCGGGACCGACCAATTTCCTGATATCGACAAGCCTTATCGTGCTGACGACATCGAACGGATATTCCGAAAACAATGAGATAGCGCGATGTAAACGGCAATCGGCCCTGCCAGCGTCATCACCAGACGCCGGCAGGGCCGATTTCAATTCAGCGGCTACGCCGGAAAGGCGGACCGCAGTGGGATCACTCGAAGGCGTGCATCAATTCCCCGATAGCAAAGGTATTTCAACTCAGGCTCGGCTCCTTGCCACTTGTAGCCCTGCTGCTTGTACCCTTTCTGCATGTCCCCTTGCAGCTTGTGAGTAACGCAGCGCGTACCGCCGGCCCAGCAAGTAGTAGAGAATTGCAGAGCTTAGGCCACCGGCGAGCCAGGAGAGATCGACCCCACCCATTGCCACGGCAATGGGGCCTTGAAACAGCGGAATGATTCCGTACATGAAAAGGTAGGTGCATCCCAGACCGCCAAAGAATGCCACCATCGCCGCCGGATTGAATTTGCGCATGTGCCCGGATTCCGGCCCCTCGAAGAGGAAGTCGAAATTCTTGGTATTGCGTTCAAAGACGAAGCAATGCACGGCCATAATGCCGCCCCAGGCCGCGACCCATGCCACGATGGAGATCAACCACGAATCAAGCGCGTGTGCGAAGTTGTCCTGTTTCATGAAGAACATGACCGCCAACATTGCGAAGACGCCAACCATGATCGACAGCTTGTGCCTGGAGATCTTGATATCCATGGCTTGAGCCGCCACGCCAAATGTATAAAGGTTGATGATGTTGGTCGCAATTGGGCCGTGAATGACGAGCGCCAGCACAGGGATCGCGAGTACCCCGAAGTTGGAGACGATCAGTGCCCCGGGGTCAGCGCTTCCACTCTTCGTTGCCAGGGTTGCGCCCAGCACGCCCAACCACACCACCGGGATAAATTGACCGAGCGTACTGGCAAGATAAAGGCGCGTCTTGCACACAGAGGTCGAAACAAAGCGCGAATAGTCCGGTGCATAGGTGAACCAGCCAATGCCCCAGCCAATGCCGATAGCGGTCATAACAGCACTCATGGCTGCGAGCCGCGGCATGCCGGTCAGCACCTTGCCTTCGGGTCCTGCGTAGGCCCAATTAATATCGAACTGAGTCCAGGCAACAACGCTCATCGCCACCAGCACCAACACCGTAGGTGGCACAGTCCATTTTTCGAAGGCTGCAATTGCCTGATAGCCGATGTAGCAAATGACGACTTGGGTGGTCATGATGGTCGCTGCGGTTGACAGACGCCACCAGAAATTTTCTGCGGTCGGATCCACCCAGCCAAGTTGGCCGAAGAGTGCCATCACCAGATCAAGAATGATCCAGGTATTCACCGCTGACCAGCCGACTGCCAGCGATGCTTGGATGGCGGCCGGCAGGTAGGCCCCGTACCGACCGAAGGCGGCACGGGAAAGCACCATTCCGGTGACGCCGGTTCGTTGCCCAAGCAGCACAAAGGCGCCAAAGCCAAGCATTCCAAGCAGGTTGCCGGCCACCAGGACCGTAATCGTGTCTGCGAGCGAGAGTCCGAGATTTATCCCGAGTGCGCCCAGAATCCAGTTGATGGGCGCTACGTTTGCCCCCGACCAGATCCAAAATTGCCCCCAAACCGATTTGGTTCTCCGATGCTCGGGGATCGGTTGCAGCATCTCTTCAAGGTCAGCTGCATCGCTACCATGGTTAGTCATTTTCTGTGTCTCCAATAATTCTTATAACTCGCGTGCTGAGTCTGGACGAGACCGCCCCGCGGCATTCATGACCACAATGAACTTCGGTCGACCTCCCTGATATAAAACGGTGGCGCAGTGTCGCCGGCGTTCAGTCGAAGGCGCGCGCCAATTCGCGGCTGATGCCGTCGACGCAAACTTTCAGCAGCGTCTCGCCATGCTGCGCGCTCGCACGTTTCGCCGACGACAGACAACCGGAGGCAGGTGTCCATTCCGGCTTGACCGGGAAGAAGTCATACGGAGGAAACTGCG contains:
- a CDS encoding cytosine permease; its protein translation is MTNHGSDAADLEEMLQPIPEHRRTKSVWGQFWIWSGANVAPINWILGALGINLGLSLADTITVLVAGNLLGMLGFGAFVLLGQRTGVTGMVLSRAAFGRYGAYLPAAIQASLAVGWSAVNTWIILDLVMALFGQLGWVDPTAENFWWRLSTAATIMTTQVVICYIGYQAIAAFEKWTVPPTVLVLVAMSVVAWTQFDINWAYAGPEGKVLTGMPRLAAMSAVMTAIGIGWGIGWFTYAPDYSRFVSTSVCKTRLYLASTLGQFIPVVWLGVLGATLATKSGSADPGALIVSNFGVLAIPVLALVIHGPIATNIINLYTFGVAAQAMDIKISRHKLSIMVGVFAMLAVMFFMKQDNFAHALDSWLISIVAWVAAWGGIMAVHCFVFERNTKNFDFLFEGPESGHMRKFNPAAMVAFFGGLGCTYLFMYGIIPLFQGPIAVAMGGVDLSWLAGGLSSAILYYLLGRRYALRYSQAARGHAERVQAAGLQVARSRA